The genomic segment GGAGTGCGAAAGACCTACGGCACGAAGGCGTGCGAGGGGGAGTGCATTGTTGCGAAGTGTGGGGCAGAAGCGGGTGACCGGGAGCAGCGAGGACCCCAGGGTCACGGAGTTGCGGACAGCGGTGTCCCGGCTCCGGCGCGAGCTGGCCGGGCATCCCGCGGAGTTCTCCGACCGGGGGATCGCGGAGGAGGAACTGGCCGCGCTGGACGCCATGGCGGTCAGCGGGGTCCCGGAGATTCCCCGGCTCCGCCGTTCCCTGCTGCTGATCGCGGGATCGATCGGATCGGTGAGCGCCCTGGCGCCCGGGCTCCGGGCGGTACGTAACGCGGTGGATCTCTTCGGGGAGCCGCCGCGCGGATGACGCGCCTCGCGGCCCGGGGCGGGTGTCCCGGGACCGCACGAGGGAGGGGCGGCGGGCATCATGCCTGCCGCCCCTCCCTCGCGTCGGTGGTGCGGAGGCTCAACCGCCCGCCGCTAGGCCGTGTCTGACCATTCCCGCCGGGCGGTCGGCGCCCGGCACGGCACCTCGCGGCGTTGTCGGACCGCCCGCGTACATCCAGTACGCGGGCGGTCCTCCGCCTTGCGAGGCACCGCACCGGACACCGCCCGCCGACCCGACGCGCATGGTCAGACACGCCCTGGGCCGTGTCTGACCATTCCCGCCGGGCGGTCGGCGCCCGGCACGGCACCTCGCGGCGTTGTCGGACCGCCCGCGTACATATCCAGTACGCGGGCGGTCCTCCGCCTTGCGAGGCACCGCACCGGACACCGCCCGCCGACCCGACGCGCATGGTCAGACACGCCCTGGGCCGTGTCTGACCATTCCCGCCGGGTGGTCGGCGCCCGGCACGGCACCTCGCGGCGTTGTCGGACCGTCCGAGTACATCCAGTACGCGGGCGGTCCTCCGCCTTGCGAGGCACCGCGCCGGACACCGCCCGCCGATCCGACGCGCATGGTCAGACACGGCCCAGCGCCTTGGAGAGGTCCTTCGCCGTCTGCTGGAGGATCGGGACGATCCGTTCCGTCGCCGCCTCCGTGACCCGTCCGGCCGGGCCCGAGATGGAGATCGCGGCGGCGGTGGGGGAGTCGGGCACGGCGACGGCCAGACACCGCACCCCGATCTCCTGCTCGTTGTCGTCGATGGCGTACCCGGCGTGGCGGACCTGCTCCAGCGCCTCCAGGAAGCCGTCCGGAGTGGTGATCGTCTTCTCGGTGGCGGCGGGCATCCCGGTGCGCGCCAGCAGTGCGCGTACCTCCTCGGGCGACGCGTGCGCCAGCAGCGCCTTGCCGACGCCCGTGGAGTGCGGCAGCACCCGGCGGCCCACCTCGGTGAACATCCGCATCGAGTGCTTCGAGGGCGCCTGCGCGACGTACACCACCTCGTCGCCGTCGAGCAGCGCCATGTTGGCGGTCTCGCCGGTCTCCTCCACCAGGTGCTGGAGGTAGGGCCGCGCCCAGGTGCCGAGCAGCCGGGACGCCGACTCGCCCAGGCGGATGAGCCGGGGGCCCAGGGCGTAGCGGCGGTTGGGCTGCTGGCGTACGTAACCGCAGAGCACCAGGGTGCGCATCAGGCGGTGGATGGTCGGCAGCGGCAGTCCGCTGGTCGTGGAGAGTTCGCTCAGGCCCACCTCGCCCCCGGCGTCCGCCATCCGCTCCAGCAGGTCGAAGGCGCGCTCCAGGGACTGCACCCCACCGCTGGAACCGGCGGTCTTGGAGTCGGAAGTGCTGGCGTCGGACGGCGGCACGTCAACGTTCCTTTCGAAGCGGGAGGCAAGGTAGCAGCGTACCGGGGCGGTCGCGGTCCGCGCACTGCTCGTGGCACGACGTATCTGCCGGTCAGAGGGGTGTTCCCGGCTGCCGCGGACAGGTCCGGGGAGCGTTTGCGGAGTGTCCGTCGCTCGCACGCGCATTCCGAAGTCCGGAAGACCGATTCTGTTTCACGGAAGTTTCCGCGTGTTTTCGCGTGCTCTCCCGGCGGGATCGGCGGGGGGCGCCCCGGCGGCGGAGGGGTCTTGACGGAGGGGAAACCCGCATGAAGACTCCTTCAACAGTTCGTTGAAATCGCTGAGATGTCCCGACGCAAGCGGAGCGAGGAGCACGGGTGTTCGGTGCGGACGTGCGGAAAGACCTGAACGCCGACGGGGACGAGGACGGGCGCACACACACCGGGCTGCTCCTGCGCTCGACCCGTGTCGTCACCCCCACGGGGACCCGCCCCGCCGCGGTCGCGGTCCTCGGCGGGAGGATCGAGTCGGTCCTCCCGTACGACACCCACGTCCCACCGGGCGTCCGGCTGGAGGACCTCGGCGACCGGGCCCTCCTCCCCGGGCTCGTGGACACGCACGTCCACGTCAACGATCCGGGGCGCACCGAGTGGGAGGGGTTCTGGACCGCCACCCGGGCGGCGGCGGCCGGAGGCATCACCACCCTCCTCGACATGCCGCTCAACTCCCTCCCCCCGACCACCACCGTCCAGAACCTGAGGACCAAGCAGCGGGTCGCGGCCCCCAAGGCGCATGTGGACACCGGCTTCTGGGGCGGTGCGATCCCGGCGAACGCCAAGGACCTGCGCGCGCTCCACGAGGCCGGCGTCTTCGGGTTCAAGTGCTTCCTCTCCCCGTCCGGCGTCGAGGAGTTCCCGCACCTGGACCAGGAGGGGCTGGGGCGCTCGCTGGCCGAGATCGCGGGCTTCGGCGGGCTGCTCATCGTCCACGCCGAGGACCCCGGACACCTCGACACCGCCCCGCAACGCAGCGGCCCCGCCTACGCCGACTTCCTCGCCTCGCGCCCCCGGGCCGCCGAGAACGCCGCGATCGAGGGGCTGATCGCCCACGCGAGACGGCTGGACGCCCGCGTCCACGTCCTGCACCTCTCGTCCGGCGACGCGCTGCCGCTGATCGCCGCCGCCCAACGCGAGGGCGTACGCGTCACGGTGGAGTCCTGCCCGCACTTCCTCACCCTCACCGCCGAGGAAGTGCCGGACGGGGCGACCGAGTTCAAATGCTGCCCGCCCATCCGGGAGGCGGCCAACCAGGACGCGCTGTGGCAGGGCCTCGCCGACGGGGTCATCAGCTGCATCGTCTCCGACCACTCGCCGTGCACCACCGACCTCAAGACGCCCGACTTCGCGTCCGCGTGGGGCGGCATCTCCTCCCTCCAGCTGGGGCTGCCAGCCATCTGGACCGAGGCCCGCCGACGCGGCCACTCGCTCGACGACGTGGCGCGCTGGATGTCCACCGGCCCCGCCCTGCTCGCCGGGCTCGACCGGAAGGGCGCCATCGAACCCGGCCGCGACGCCGACTTCGCCGTACTCGACCCCGAGGCCACCTTCACCGTCGACCCGGCAGTGCTCCACCACCGCAACCGGGTCACCGCCTACGCGGGCCGCACCCTCCACGGCGTCGTCACCTCGACCTGGCTGCGCGGCGAACGGATCGTCCACGACGGCGTGTTCACCGAACCCTCCGGCCGCCTCCTCGAAAGGAACCACTGACCATGACGGAGTCCGAGCCGCCGCGCTGGACCGGAGACGCCCTCCCCTACACGGGGGGCGACCCGTACGCCGACTACCGCACCCCGGGCCCCGCCGGATTCCCCTTCGGCCACCTCGTGGACCTCGCCGGACGGCAGCTCGGCGCCGGGGTGATCGCCGCCAACGACGAGTTCTTCGCGGAGCGGGAGAACCTGCTGAAGCCGGGCCCCGCCGTCTTCGACCCCGAACGGTTCGGGCACAAGGGCAAGATCATGGACGGCTGGGAGACCCGCCGCCGACGCGGGGCGAGCGCCGACCGCCCGCACCCCGAGGACGACGACCACGACTGGGCGCTGGTACGGCTCGGCGCCCCCGGCATCGTGAGGGGGCTGGTCGTCGACACCGCCCACTTCCGCGGCAACTACCCCCGCGCCGTCTCCGTGGAGGCCACCGCGCTGCCGGGCTCGCCCTCGCCCGAGGAACTGCTGGCGCCGGACGTGAAGTGGACGACGCTGGTACCCCGTACGGAGATCGCCGGCCACGCCGCCAACGGCTTCACGGTCTCCGCCGAACAGCGCTTCACCCACCTCCGCGTCAACCAGCACCCCGACGGCGGCATCGCCCGGCTGCGAGTCCACGGCGAGGTCGCCCCCGATCCCGCCTGGCTCACCGCGCTCGGCACCTTCGACCTGCTGGCCCTGGAGAACGGCGGCCGGGTCGAGGACGCCTCGGACCGCTTCTACTCCCCGGCCACCAACAGCATCCAGCCCGGCCGCTCCCGGCAGATGGACGACGGCTGGGAGACCCGCCGCCGCCGGGACCGGGGCAACGACTGGATCCGCTACACGCTGCCCGCGCAGGCGGAGATCCGGGCCGTGGAGATCGACACCGCCTACCTCAAGGGCAACGCGGCCGGCTGGGCCACGCTCTCCCTGTGCGACGAGGCGGAGGGGGCGGACGAGGCGTGGACCGAGTTCCTGCCCCGGACCCGCCTCCAGCCCGACACCAACCATCGCTTCGTCCTGGAGACCCCGGTCCGCGCCACCCGGGTGCGCGTCGACATCTTCCCGGACGGCGGGATCTCCCGGCTCCGCCTCTTCGGCTCCCTCACCGGGACCGGAGCGAGCCGGCTGGCGGCCCGTCACCACGAGCTCGGGGGCTGACGCGGGGGCCGCGCGTCACGGAGACGGTGGGCGGTCCGGGGGCGCGGTCCCGAGCGCGGTCACTGCGCCGCGGGGAGGAGGGCGCTTATGGAGGGGTCGATCGTGGCCCCCTTGACGCATTCGTCGTCGAAGGCGGTCAGTTTGAGGGTGCGCCTTTCGGTGGACAGCCATTCCTCCATGACCAGGCTCCAGCCGAGCTTCTTGAAGACCGAATGAGTCATGTAGACCGTGCCGTCCTTGTGCTTCTCCGTCTGCTCGGTCGGGGACTTGGCCCAGCCGCGATCGATCAGTGCGGCCGCCAGGGCGTCCGTGCGCTTGGTGTCCTGGGTCTTGGCCTTCTCGAACGCCCGGTAGCTCACGGAGCACTCCTGCAGCGAGCCGGGCCGGGGCTCCGCTTCCGTTCGGGCCCAGTCCGGATCGTTCGGCGGGGCGCCTACGCCGGCGGTGATCCTGTTGAGCACCACGCGCATCTTCGCCCTGGTGACCGGGCCGGCGTCCTCCACCCCCGGCGCGGCCATGACGTTGGCGGGAACCGCCTCCTCCTTACGGTCGGCTCCGTCGCCGCCGCAACCCGAGACACCCAGCACCACTGCCACCGCACCGGCGGCAGCCCACCCCACTCTGCTCACGTACGTCCCCCCTCATGACACGGGGCCCATCTGCCCCGTGCGTCGGGGAAGTGTGCCACGAGCCACCGACGTTCCGTGGGCCGCCCCCAGCAGGTGAGGGGGGGCGAGAGCCGGCCCGGTGCGCCCGAACGGATCGGTACGGGACGGTATGTCACCCTGGTCGTGGTGCCGTCCGGCCCTCCGGCGCCCGGCGGCGCGTCACCGTACGTCCCGACCAGGAGCAGCCATGATCTTCATCGCCGTCAAGTTCACCGTCCTCGTCGCCGAGCGCGACAACTGGCTCCCCGCGATGGAGGAGTTCACCCTCGCCACCCGCTCCGAGCCGGGGAACCTGTTCTTCGACTGGTCGTACAGCGTGGAGAACCCGAACCAGTTCGTCCTGCTCGAAGCGTTCGCTTCGGCGGAGGCGGGCGAGGCGCACGTGAAGTCCGACCACTTCCAGGCCGCCATCAAGACGATGTCGTCCCTGGTCGCCGAGGTCCCCGAGATCATCAACGTCGAGGTCCCCGGCGAGGGCTGGTCCCGGATGGGCGAGGTCGCGCCGGTCAACCGGTGACGACGACCGGTGACGGGTGACCGGTTGATCGCCGGTGCGGGTACGGGCGCCCGGCGCCCCTGCCGGGGCCGGCCGGCGGGTCAGAACTCCTCGTGGTCGTCCGGGTCGCCGCCGAACCGGTGCTGCTTCCCCGAGCCGATCCGGTCCAGCTGGTCCGGCGTCAGCTCGAAGCCGAACAGGTCCAGGTTCTCCCGCTGCCGCCCCGGGTCGGCCGACTTGGGGATCGGCACCACCCCCAGCTGGGTGTGCCACCGCAGCACCACCTGACCGGGCGTCACCCCGTGCTCGCGGGCGATCGCCACGGTCTCCGGCGCCTCCAGCACCTCGCGGCCCCGCGCCAGCGGACTCCACGCCTCCGTCACGATGCCCTTCGCCGCGTGCACCTCCCTCAACTCGTCCTGGGGGAGCAGCGGATGCAGCTCGATCTGGTTGACCGCGGGCACCACGCCGGTCTCCCGTTCCAGCCGGTCGAGCTGCGCGGGGGTGAAGTTCGAGACGCCGATGGAGCGGACGAGCCCGTCCTCGCGGAGCTTGATCATCGCCTTCCAGGTGTCCACGTACTTGTCCACGCGCGGCAGTGGCCAGTGGATGAGGTAGAGGTCGACGTACTCGACGTCGAGCGCGGCCCGCGACTCCTCGAAGGAGGCCAGCGTCTCCTCGTAGCCGTGGTGACGGCCGGGCACCTTGGTGGTGACGGTGATCTCCTCGCGCGGCACCCCGCTGCGGGCGATGCCGCGGCCGGTGCCGCGCTCGTTGCCGTAGTTCTTCGCCGAGTCGACGAGCCGGTAGCCGAGGCCCAGCGCCCCGGCGACCGCCTTCTCCGCCTCGTCGTCGTCCAGGGGGTACGTGCCGAGACCGACCGCCGGGAGGGTGCGGTGGTCCAGCAGGGGGAGCTGGGGGACGGCGCTCATGATCGTCCTTTCCGTGATCCGTGTGTGGTGATCATCCGTAGGTCCGTGATCCGTAGGTCCGTGATCCGTTTGTCCGCGAACCGGGATCCCGAATCCGTGACCCGTGTCCGTGTCCGTGATCCGTGCGGTCCCGCCAGCGTAGGACGCCCGGTGGCTCCGGGCAGGTCGCGGCGGCGGGGGACCGTGCGGGGCGGGGGAGCGGCGGGCGGGGGCCGGGCGAACGGGTGACCACGGCCCGGCCCAAGACGCGGGTTCCGCGCGGCGGCGGCGGCGGGTAGCGTGAGCCGGTCGGTGTGCGAGCCAGCGAGGTCTCCACGCTTGTTTCCCGTCGTGGAGAACCCGGAAGTACCAGGAGTGCCAGGTGTCCGCTGTCGCCGTGCCCACCGCCGCCCCGTCCCGCCCCGCCTGGGCGACCGACCTGCCCGTCCTGGCGGTCGCCGTCGTCTGGGGAGCGAGCTACCTCGCCGCCAAGGGCATCACCACCCCGGGGACCGTCGTCGCGGTCCTCGTGCTGCGCTTCGCGATCGTGCTGCCCGTGCTGGTCGTCGCCGGAGCGCGCGGGCTGAAGGCGCTGACGGCGGCCCAGTGGCGGGGCGCCGGGCTGCTCGGGCTGGTCCTCAGCGGGATCTTCCTGCTGGAGACGTACGGGATCGTGCACACCTCGGCCACCAACGCCGGGCTCATCATCAGCCTCACCATGATCTTCACCCCGCTCGCGGAGTCGGCCGTCACCCGCACCCGGCCGACCGGCCGCTTCCTCCTCGCCGCCGGGCTCTCCGTCCTGGGCGTGGTGCTGCTGACGCAGGGCGGAGGGTTCACCAGCCCGTCCGGCGGTGATCTGCTGATGCTGCTCGCCGCCCTCGCCCGTACGGTCCACGTCCTCGCGATGGCCCGGATCAAGGCCGTCCAGTCGGCCGACTCGCTCTCCCTGACCACGGTCCAACTGGGCGGCGCGGTCGCCGTCTTCGCCGTGCTCGCCGCCGTGCCCGGGACCGGCTCCGCGCCCTGGACGGTGGCCGCCGGTTTCGGCGTCGCCGAGTGGGCCGGACTGCTGTTCCTCGCCGCCTTCTGCACGCTCTTCGCGTTCTTCGTCCAGATGTGGGCGGTCCGGCGCACCTCGCCGTCCCGGGTCAGCCTGCTGCTCGGCACCGAACCCCTGTGGGCCGCCGCCGTCGGCATCGCCATCGGGGGCGAGCGGCTCGGGATCCTCGGGGCGGTGGGCGCCGTGCTGGTCCTGGCCGGAACGGCCTGGGGGCGGCGCGGCGCACAGGCCTGAACCGGCCACGCCCGACCGCGTCCGCCGGCCGGAGGGTTGGAACACCCAGCGCCGAGGTAGGGACTCGCACGGGGGCGCGGCCGCTCCCGTTGTTGTCACGCGCCGGCCACGGCCCGCACCCGGTCGACGCGGCCCGGCCTCCGAAAGGAACCGCAGTGACCACCGACGCGATACTGGATCTGGGCGCACTCGGCGAGTCGTTCACCCGCGACCCGTACCCCTACTACGCCGAACTCCGCGCCAGGGGACCGGTCCACCGGGTGGTCCTGCCCGGCGGCACGCCCGCCTGGCTCGTGGTGGGGTACGAAGCCGGGCGCGAACTCCTCGCCGACCAGCGGCTGTCCAAGGCGTGGAGGAACGCCTCACCGCTCCTCAACCTCCAGCAGATGACGGCCGGACCGTCGATGCTCAGCTCCGACGCCCCGGACCACACCCGGCTCCGCAAGCTGGTGAGCCGCGAGTTCACGCCACGCCGGATGGAACAACTCGTCCCGCGCGTCCAGCGCATGACGGACGATCTGCTGGACGCGATGCTCGCGGAGCCTGACCGCCGCACCGATCTCGTCGACGCCCTGTCGTTCCCGCTGCCCATGGCGGTGATCTGCGAACTGCTCGGCGTGCCCGACATGGACCGGGTGAGCTTCAGGGAGTGGTCCAACACCGCCCTCTCCTCCACCGACGCCGAGGCGCGCCGCACCGCCGTCACCTCGATGAACGCCTACATCGCCACGCTGCTCGACGAGAAGCGCAAGCAGCCGGGCGACGACCTGATGAGCGCGCTCATCCACACCGCCGACGAGGAGGGGGACCGGCTCTCCGGTGACGAACTGGCGGGCATGGCATGGCTGTTGCTCGTCGCCGGTCATGAGACCACGGTCAACCTCATCACCAACGGGATGCTTCATCTCCTCGCCCACCCCGACCAGTTGGCGGCCCTGCGCGCCGACCCCGGACTGCTCGGCAACGCGGTGGAGGAGATCCTGCGCTACGACAGCCCCGTCGAGACCCCCACGTTCCGCTTCACCACCGGGCCGCTCGCCGTCGGCGGCGACGTGATCCCGGGCGGTGGTGAGCTCGTCCTCGTCGCGTTGGCGGACGCCAACCGGGACCCCGCCCGTTTCGAGGGCGCGGAACGCTTCGACATCACCCGCGACGCACGCGGCCACATCTCCTTCGGCCACGGCATCCACTACTGCCTCGGCGCACCGCTCGCCCGCGTCGAGGCGAGGGTGGCGATCGGCTCGCTGCTGGCGCGTTGCCCCGGCCTGCGGCTGGACACCGATCCGGAGCGGCTCACCTGGCGTACGGGGATGCTGATCCGGGGCCCCGAGCACCTGCCGATCGCCTGGTAGGCCGCCGGGGCCGGGGGTCAGCCGCCGGGGATCTCGGCGAGCGTCACCGGGCGCCGCTCCCGCCGTGAGCGCTCGCACGCCTCGGCGACCCGCAGCGCCGCCAGGGCCTCCCGGGCGTCGCACGGGTTGTCGGCCCGGCCCGCCGCCAGCCGGAGGAAGGCGTCGAGCTCCGCCTCGTACGCCGGGGCGAACCGCTCCAGGAAACCGGGCCAGGCCTTCAGCGGCGCGTCCGGGCCGCCCGGTTCCACCGAGGTGAGCGGGGTGCGGTCGTCCAGGCCCACCGCGATCTGGTCCAGGTCGCCCGCCAGCTCCATCCGTACGTCGTACCCGGCACCGTTGCACCGGGTCGCCGTGGCCGTCACCAGGGTCCGGTCGTCCAGGGTCAGCAGGGCGGCGGCCGTCGACACGTCCCCCGCCTCGCGGAAGGCCGCCGGCCCCGCGTCCGACCCGGTGGCGTACACCTCGGTGACCTCCCGGCCGGTCACCCACCGCACCATGTCGAAGTCGTGGATGAGGCAGTCGCGGAAGAGCCCGCCGGAGAGCGGGAGGTACGCGGCCGGCGGCGGGGCGGGGTCGGAGGTGACGGCCCGCACCGTGTGCAGCCGGCCGAGCCGGCCCTCGCGGACCGCCTCGCGCGCGGCGAGGTACCCGGCGTCGAAGCGGCGCATGAAGCCGAGCTGGAGGACCGAGCCCGCGGCCTCCACCTCCGCCAGCGCGGCGAGCGTCCCCGGCAGGTCCAGGGCGACCGGCTTCTCGCAGAACGCGGGCAGCCCCGCCCGCGCCGCCCGGCCGATCAGACCGGCGTGGGCGGCCGTCGCGGAGGCGATCACCACCGCGTCCACCCCGCCCGCGAACACCTCGTCGACCTCCACCGCGGTACCGCCCGTACGCGCCGCTGCCGCCGCCGCGCGCGCCGGGTCGGCGTCCGCCACCAGCAGCGACTCCACCGCCGGATGACGGCTGAGCGCCACCGCGTGGAAAGTGCCGATACGTCCCGTTCCGACCAGTCCGATACGCATGGCCTCACCGTGGCGTTCGCCCTGTCGCCGTGTCAAGCACGCGCAAAGGCCCCGCACCCCGCTCCGCAGCCCCCCGCGACCTGGGAAATCGCCCGTGCGCCCGGGCGACACATTCATTTGCCCGGGCCCTGCCGGGTGCCGCCCGTCGAACCTCGGGGATACTTGGGCAGCCGGGCCGGGACTCCACACGTCCGCGGCGCACCAGACGGCACAGTGAGCGGCACAAGAAGGGCACGGCTTCGTGGCAAGGGTTCGGACAGGGGTACGCGCGATGGGCGCCGTGCTGGCAGTGGTGCTCGGGGCCTCCCTCGCGGGATGCAGCAGCACCGGCGGCAGGCGGGCGGAGGAACGCGCGGCAGCATCCCAGGCCGCCTCCGAGGGTCATTCGGCCGTGAACACGCCCCGCTGGACGTTCGCCATGATCACCCACTCGGGTGACGGTGACACCTTCTGGGACATCGTCCAGAAGGGCGCCAAGGAGGCGGCGGGCAAGGACAACATCAACTTCCTGTACTCGCACAACGACGAGGCGCAGCAGCAGGCCCAGCTCGTCCAGGCCGCGATCGACAAGAAGGTCGACGGGATCATCGTCTCGCTCGCCAAGCCCGAGGCGATGAAGGACGTCGTCGCCAAGGCGACCAAGGCCGGCATCCCGGTGATCACCGTGAACTCCGGCTCCGCCGAGTCCAAGGCCTACGGCGCGATCACCCACATCGGCCAGGACGAGTCGATCGCCGGCGAGGCGGTCGGCGACGAGCTGAACACACGCGGCCGCGAGAACGTCCTCTGCGTCCTGCACGAGCAGGGCAACGTCGGCCACGAGCAGCGCTGCGCCGGTGTGAAGAAGAACTTCGAGGGCAAGACCACCAACCTCTACGTCGACGGCACCAACATGCCCGACGTCCAGGCGTCCATCGAGGCCAAGCTCCAGACCGACAAGAGCATCGACGCCGTCGTCACCCTCGGCGCCCCCTTCGCCGACGCGGCCGTGCAGGCCAAGAACTCCGCCGGCAGCGACGCCGAGATCGACACCTTCGACCTGAACGCCAAGGTCGCCGCCGGCCTCAAGGCCAAGACGCTCGGCTTCGCCGTCGACCAGCAGCCCTTCCTCCAGGGCTACGAGGCCGTCGACCTGCTCTGGCTCTACCGCTTCAACCGCAACGTCCTCGGCGGCGGCCTGCCCGTCCTCACCGGCCCGCAGGTCATCACGGCCGCCGACGCCGACGAGCTCGCCGAGTACACCGCCCGGGGCACCCGATGACGGGAACCGGACAGCCCACGGCCCCCGCCCCGGCCTCGGGCAGCACCGACGAGCGGCTGCTGCGCACCTCACCGCTGCGCAGGCTCCTGGGCCGCCCAGAGCTGGGCTCGGTCGTCGGCGCCCTCGCCGTCTTCCTCTTCTTCGCCGTCGTCGCCGACAGCTTCCTCCAGCTGTCCAGCTTCGGCACCGTGCTCTACGCGGCCTCCACCATCGGGATCATGGCCGCGCCGGTCGCGCTGCTGATGATCGGCGGGGAGTTCGACCTCTCGGCCGGTGTCATGGTGACCAGCTCGGCGCTGGTCTCCTCGATGTTCAGCTACCAGATGACCGCCAACGTCTGGGTCGGCGTCTTCGTCTCGCTCCTGGTCACCCTGGCCTTCGGCGCGTTCAACGGGTTCATGCTGACCCGGACGAAGCTGCCGAGCTTCATCATCACGCTCGGCACCTTCCTCATGCTGACCGGCCTCAACCTCGGTCTCACCAAGCTCATCAGCGGCACCGTGTCGACCAAGGGCATCGGCGACATGTGGGGCTTCGACTCCGCCCACGCGGTCTTCGCCTCGCAGCTCACCCTCGGCGGCGTCGAGCTGAAGGTGACGATCCTGTGGTGGCTGGTCCTGGTCGCCGTCGCCACCTGGATCCTGATCCGCACCCGCTTCGGCAACTGGATCTTCGCGGTCGGCGGCGACGAGAGCGCGGCCCGCGCGGTCGGCGTCCCCGTGATCCGTACCAAGATCGGCCTCTACCTCGGAGTGGCCTTCGCCGCCTGGGTCTCCGGCCAGCACCTGCTCTTCAGTTTCGACGTGGTCCAGTCCGGCGAGGGCGTCGGCAACGAGCTGATCTACATCATCGCGGCCGTCATCGGCGGCTGCCTGATCACCGGCGGCTACGGCTCCGCGATCGGCTCGGCCGTCGGCGCCATCATCTTCGGCATGACCAGCAAGGGCATCGTCTACGCCGAGTGGAACCCGGACTGGTTCAAGTTCTTCCTCGGAGCGATGCTGCTCCTGGCCACCCTGCTCAACGCATGGGTACGCAAGCGCGCGGAGGCGACGACATGACGGCCCCGGCCCCCCGGACAACGGCCCCCCAGGCGCTGGTCCGGCTCGACCACGTCAGCAAGTACTACGGCAGCATCAAGGCGCTGACCGACGTCTCGCTGGAGGTCCACGCCGGTGAGATCACCTGCGTGCTCGGTGACAACGGCGCCGGCAAGTCCACCCTCATCAAGATCATCGCCGGTCTGCACCGGCACGACGAGGGCACCTTCCGGATCGAGGACGAGGAGACCACCCTGGTCAACCCGCGCGACGCCCTGGACCGGGGCATCGCCACCGTCTACCAGGACCTCGCCGTCGTCCCGCTCATGCCGGTCTGGCGCAACTTCTTCCTCGGCTCGGAGCCGACCACCGGATCCGGCCCGTTCAAGCGCCTGGACGTCCGGCTGATGCGCGAGACGACCCGCGCCGAACTGCACCGCATGGGCATCGACCTGCGCGACGTCGACCAGCCGATCGGCACCCTCTCCGGCGGCGAGCGGCAGTGCGTGGCCATCGCCCGGGCCGTCCACTTCGGCGCCAAGGTCCTCGTCCTGGACGAGCCGACGGCGGCGCTCGGCGTCAAGCAGTCCGGAGTCGTACTGAAGTACGTCGCCGCCGCCCGGGACGCGGGACTCGGAGTGGTCCTCATCACGCACAACCCCCACCACGCCTACCTCGTCGGCGACCGGTTCGTCCTCCTCAAGCGCGGCGCGATGGCCGGCAGCCACACCAAGGGCGACGTCACCCTCGACGAGCTGACCCGGCAGATGGCGGGCGGCAGCGAGCTCGACGAGCTCAGCCACGAGCTGGAGCGCGCCCCCGCGCCGACCTCCATCGGCGGCCACCCGGTGGACGACGACACCGAGTGACCGGGCGGCGGCCCGGCCACGGCGGAAACCGCCGAGGCGGCTGTGGGCGGACGGCAGTGGCAGAATCGATCGAGGTGGGCGCCGTC from the Streptomyces sp. NBC_01335 genome contains:
- a CDS encoding cytochrome P450 family protein; this translates as MTTDAILDLGALGESFTRDPYPYYAELRARGPVHRVVLPGGTPAWLVVGYEAGRELLADQRLSKAWRNASPLLNLQQMTAGPSMLSSDAPDHTRLRKLVSREFTPRRMEQLVPRVQRMTDDLLDAMLAEPDRRTDLVDALSFPLPMAVICELLGVPDMDRVSFREWSNTALSSTDAEARRTAVTSMNAYIATLLDEKRKQPGDDLMSALIHTADEEGDRLSGDELAGMAWLLLVAGHETTVNLITNGMLHLLAHPDQLAALRADPGLLGNAVEEILRYDSPVETPTFRFTTGPLAVGGDVIPGGGELVLVALADANRDPARFEGAERFDITRDARGHISFGHGIHYCLGAPLARVEARVAIGSLLARCPGLRLDTDPERLTWRTGMLIRGPEHLPIAW
- a CDS encoding Gfo/Idh/MocA family protein, which codes for MRIGLVGTGRIGTFHAVALSRHPAVESLLVADADPARAAAAAARTGGTAVEVDEVFAGGVDAVVIASATAAHAGLIGRAARAGLPAFCEKPVALDLPGTLAALAEVEAAGSVLQLGFMRRFDAGYLAAREAVREGRLGRLHTVRAVTSDPAPPPAAYLPLSGGLFRDCLIHDFDMVRWVTGREVTEVYATGSDAGPAAFREAGDVSTAAALLTLDDRTLVTATATRCNGAGYDVRMELAGDLDQIAVGLDDRTPLTSVEPGGPDAPLKAWPGFLERFAPAYEAELDAFLRLAAGRADNPCDAREALAALRVAEACERSRRERRPVTLAEIPGG
- a CDS encoding sugar ABC transporter substrate-binding protein; protein product: MARVRTGVRAMGAVLAVVLGASLAGCSSTGGRRAEERAAASQAASEGHSAVNTPRWTFAMITHSGDGDTFWDIVQKGAKEAAGKDNINFLYSHNDEAQQQAQLVQAAIDKKVDGIIVSLAKPEAMKDVVAKATKAGIPVITVNSGSAESKAYGAITHIGQDESIAGEAVGDELNTRGRENVLCVLHEQGNVGHEQRCAGVKKNFEGKTTNLYVDGTNMPDVQASIEAKLQTDKSIDAVVTLGAPFADAAVQAKNSAGSDAEIDTFDLNAKVAAGLKAKTLGFAVDQQPFLQGYEAVDLLWLYRFNRNVLGGGLPVLTGPQVITAADADELAEYTARGTR
- a CDS encoding ABC transporter permease codes for the protein MTGTGQPTAPAPASGSTDERLLRTSPLRRLLGRPELGSVVGALAVFLFFAVVADSFLQLSSFGTVLYAASTIGIMAAPVALLMIGGEFDLSAGVMVTSSALVSSMFSYQMTANVWVGVFVSLLVTLAFGAFNGFMLTRTKLPSFIITLGTFLMLTGLNLGLTKLISGTVSTKGIGDMWGFDSAHAVFASQLTLGGVELKVTILWWLVLVAVATWILIRTRFGNWIFAVGGDESAARAVGVPVIRTKIGLYLGVAFAAWVSGQHLLFSFDVVQSGEGVGNELIYIIAAVIGGCLITGGYGSAIGSAVGAIIFGMTSKGIVYAEWNPDWFKFFLGAMLLLATLLNAWVRKRAEATT
- a CDS encoding ATP-binding cassette domain-containing protein, with protein sequence MTAPAPRTTAPQALVRLDHVSKYYGSIKALTDVSLEVHAGEITCVLGDNGAGKSTLIKIIAGLHRHDEGTFRIEDEETTLVNPRDALDRGIATVYQDLAVVPLMPVWRNFFLGSEPTTGSGPFKRLDVRLMRETTRAELHRMGIDLRDVDQPIGTLSGGERQCVAIARAVHFGAKVLVLDEPTAALGVKQSGVVLKYVAAARDAGLGVVLITHNPHHAYLVGDRFVLLKRGAMAGSHTKGDVTLDELTRQMAGGSELDELSHELERAPAPTSIGGHPVDDDTE